In Synechococcus sp. KORDI-100, a single window of DNA contains:
- a CDS encoding M12 family metallo-peptidase gives MGGGIFGSQTIKTKAWPKGLIRSIQNSLNEVDALTGLTIKTSKIENNANIHLYYDTAIDLCTESEHLGTTVYNKGANMEIYINHRAIQTTNQLVYTTLHEIGHTLGLEHPHDNSDSDHYLSTSILESGSPRQTVMSYQKCGEFIRKCIRSMTLRHCKKHGEGSEKPATHQSKILLYHRPQYYLLIQRYINSLIAISSKARLHQSRPLNFQSVIKPWDEQTSTKKGNGTLLFKMI, from the coding sequence GTGGGAGGTGGGATTTTTGGGTCTCAAACAATTAAAACAAAAGCTTGGCCAAAAGGCCTTATAAGATCGATTCAAAACTCTTTGAATGAAGTTGATGCGCTTACTGGTCTAACAATTAAAACAAGCAAAATTGAAAACAATGCAAATATACATCTTTACTACGACACAGCCATAGACTTGTGCACAGAATCAGAGCATTTAGGTACTACTGTTTACAATAAAGGGGCAAATATGGAGATTTACATCAATCATAGAGCTATTCAGACAACCAATCAATTGGTCTATACGACACTACACGAAATCGGTCACACTTTGGGCTTGGAACATCCTCATGATAACAGTGATAGCGACCATTACTTAAGCACAAGCATTCTAGAGTCAGGGAGTCCAAGACAAACAGTCATGTCATATCAAAAATGTGGGGAATTTATTCGGAAATGTATCAGGTCAATGACATTAAGGCATTGCAAAAAGCATGGGGAAGGGAGTGAGAAACCTGCAACTCATCAAAGCAAAATACTTCTCTACCATCGGCCCCAGTATTATCTCCTAATTCAAAGATATATAAACTCCCTGATAGCAATATCATCAAAGGCAAGGCTACACCAAAGTCGACCATTGAACTTTCAATCGGTAATTAAGCCATGGGACGAACAAACGTCGACAAAAAAGGGAAATGGGACTTTATTATTCAAAATGATATGA
- a CDS encoding ATP-dependent Clp protease ATP-binding subunit, which yields MREPAPVRGSLTQEPDRFSDDAWELLLSSQDVARRWRHPQLDVEHLIQVLFSDPSFRRWVSPLSVQPDAILDRLEDVLAQQPQERVEALFVGDDLEELLDAAELARQRWGSRLIDVPHLLIAVGRDPRIGAELLEDLGLPADRLEAELQRPASRPASRPAPRPAPRPAPPIREASPNPAPAPAAPAATVTPVPTPTSAPPASPQPPSAAPAESELMREPSPLESYGRDLTAEAEVGDLDPVIGRDAEIRNLIKVLSRRSKNNPVLIGAPGVGKTAIAELLAQRIVSGEVPESLQNLRLVALDLGALIAGAKFRGQFEERLRSVLDEVSGADSGVVLFIDELHTVVGSERSSTDAGSLLKPALARGDLRCIGATTPEDYRRTVEKDPALNRRFQQVLIREPDLDLSLEILRGLKERYELHHGVTITDEAIQVANRLADRYISDRCLPDKAIDLIDEAAAQLKIEVTSKPQVVEEAEAELRRVELALLAAEQAPEEERIQLQRNRLDVSSRLEDLRRRWQEERAQLEELGLLLQQDEDLRHAIAEAEREGDLEEAARLQYDQLRTVQQRREELEASQAEAQAAGTALLREQVEAGDIADLVARWTGIPVQRLLAGERRKLLALETHLGERVIGQAEAVTAVAAAIRRARAGMKDPRRPVGSFLFLGPTGVGKTELAKALAAFLFDEEEALIRLDMSEFMERNAVARLIGAPPGYVGYEEGGQLTEAVRRRPYAVLLLDEVEKAHPDVFNLLLQVLDDGRLTDSQGRTVDFRHTVVVMTSNLASRAILDQAREGNPDDGALQQQVDGALADQFRPEFLNRIDEVIRFRPLQVDDLVRIVRLQLADLSALLAEQGLSLVVDDSVAEALARQGYEPEYGARPLQRVVRRQLENPLATQLLEERFSGVTGVRVRAGDNSEAPFVFVPA from the coding sequence ATGCGTGAACCCGCCCCGGTCAGGGGCAGCCTCACCCAGGAACCCGACCGCTTCAGCGATGACGCCTGGGAGCTGCTTCTGTCGAGTCAGGACGTCGCCCGTCGCTGGCGCCATCCCCAGCTGGATGTGGAGCATCTGATCCAGGTGCTGTTCAGCGACCCTTCCTTCCGCCGCTGGGTGTCTCCCCTTTCGGTGCAGCCGGATGCCATTCTGGATCGTCTTGAGGATGTGCTGGCACAGCAGCCCCAGGAACGTGTGGAGGCGCTGTTCGTCGGAGACGATCTCGAGGAGCTTCTCGACGCTGCCGAGCTGGCTCGCCAACGCTGGGGATCGCGGCTGATCGACGTTCCCCATCTGCTGATTGCAGTGGGACGGGATCCACGCATTGGTGCGGAACTGCTCGAAGATCTTGGACTGCCTGCGGATCGCCTCGAAGCGGAGCTGCAGCGGCCTGCATCCAGGCCTGCATCCAGACCGGCACCAAGGCCTGCTCCAAGACCGGCCCCGCCGATCCGTGAGGCGAGCCCCAACCCTGCTCCTGCCCCGGCTGCGCCGGCCGCGACCGTCACGCCTGTTCCCACTCCAACGTCTGCGCCACCTGCGAGTCCTCAGCCGCCATCAGCAGCTCCTGCCGAGTCAGAACTGATGCGGGAACCGTCACCACTGGAGTCCTATGGCCGTGATCTCACGGCGGAAGCGGAGGTGGGGGATCTCGATCCTGTGATTGGTCGCGATGCGGAAATTCGCAACCTGATCAAGGTCCTGTCCCGTCGCAGCAAGAACAACCCGGTCCTGATCGGTGCTCCTGGGGTTGGCAAGACCGCCATTGCCGAGCTGCTTGCCCAGCGCATCGTCTCCGGCGAAGTGCCTGAATCCCTCCAGAACCTGCGGCTGGTGGCCCTTGATCTCGGTGCTCTGATCGCCGGTGCCAAATTTCGCGGCCAATTCGAGGAGCGCCTGCGATCGGTGTTGGACGAGGTCAGCGGGGCCGATTCAGGCGTGGTGTTGTTCATCGACGAACTGCACACCGTTGTAGGCAGTGAGCGCAGCAGCACCGACGCCGGCAGCTTGCTCAAGCCGGCCCTCGCTCGCGGAGACCTGCGCTGCATCGGTGCGACCACTCCCGAGGACTACCGCAGGACCGTGGAAAAGGACCCGGCTCTCAATCGCCGGTTTCAGCAGGTGCTGATCCGGGAGCCGGATCTGGATCTGAGCCTGGAGATCCTGCGCGGACTCAAGGAGCGATACGAACTTCACCATGGCGTCACCATCACCGACGAGGCGATTCAGGTGGCGAATCGCCTCGCGGATAGATACATCAGCGATCGCTGTCTTCCTGACAAAGCCATTGATCTCATTGATGAGGCTGCCGCCCAGCTGAAGATTGAGGTGACCTCCAAGCCCCAGGTGGTTGAGGAGGCCGAGGCCGAACTCCGCCGCGTGGAGCTGGCTCTTCTGGCTGCGGAACAGGCTCCGGAGGAGGAGCGCATTCAGCTGCAGCGCAACCGTTTGGACGTGTCATCAAGACTTGAGGATCTGCGCCGGCGCTGGCAGGAGGAACGCGCTCAGCTGGAGGAACTCGGACTCCTGCTTCAGCAGGATGAGGATCTGCGTCATGCCATTGCCGAGGCGGAACGGGAGGGGGACCTCGAGGAGGCGGCACGGTTGCAGTACGACCAGCTGCGCACCGTTCAGCAGCGGCGCGAGGAACTCGAGGCATCGCAGGCCGAGGCCCAGGCAGCCGGTACGGCTCTGTTGCGCGAGCAGGTTGAAGCAGGTGACATTGCGGACCTTGTGGCGCGCTGGACAGGGATCCCAGTGCAGCGGCTGCTGGCTGGAGAGCGACGGAAGTTGCTCGCCCTCGAGACCCATCTCGGCGAGCGCGTCATCGGTCAGGCGGAGGCGGTGACAGCTGTGGCGGCAGCGATCCGGCGTGCCAGGGCCGGCATGAAGGACCCCCGACGGCCGGTCGGATCGTTTCTGTTTCTCGGCCCGACCGGTGTCGGGAAGACGGAACTCGCCAAGGCGCTGGCGGCGTTTCTCTTCGATGAGGAGGAGGCACTGATTCGGCTGGACATGAGCGAGTTCATGGAGCGGAATGCCGTTGCTCGTCTCATCGGCGCACCGCCTGGTTACGTGGGGTACGAGGAGGGCGGACAGCTCACGGAAGCGGTGCGACGTCGTCCCTATGCGGTGCTGCTTCTGGATGAGGTTGAAAAAGCCCACCCGGATGTGTTCAATCTGCTGCTCCAGGTGCTGGATGACGGACGTCTCACGGACTCGCAGGGACGCACAGTCGATTTCCGCCACACCGTGGTCGTGATGACCAGCAACCTCGCCAGTCGCGCCATCCTCGATCAGGCCAGGGAAGGGAACCCCGACGATGGGGCGCTGCAGCAGCAGGTTGATGGGGCTCTTGCGGACCAGTTCCGGCCAGAGTTCCTCAACCGCATTGACGAGGTGATCCGGTTCCGGCCTCTGCAGGTGGATGATCTCGTGAGGATTGTGCGCCTGCAGCTGGCCGATCTCTCCGCGTTGCTGGCCGAGCAGGGACTGTCTTTGGTGGTTGACGATTCTGTCGCGGAAGCTCTGGCCCGTCAGGGCTATGAGCCTGAGTACGGCGCCAGACCGCTGCAGCGGGTGGTGAGACGCCAGCTGGAGAACCCCCTGGCCACCCAGCTGCTTGAAGAGCGATTCAGTGGGGTGACTGGAGTGCGCGTGCGCGCCGGAGACAACAGCGAGGCTCCATTCGTGTTTGTGCCGGCTTGA
- the argJ gene encoding bifunctional glutamate N-acetyltransferase/amino-acid acetyltransferase ArgJ, producing the protein MTPVSCPAVVAEVDSSWKRCTGGVTAPRGFQAGGISAGLKASGRPDLAVVVAPEAAVCAGCFTTSCVRAACVDLCSERLQKSSGQARAVLINSGQANACTGDRGLMDSLRITQVLAEQLGCSEELVLICSTGVIGVPIPMPTLLAGMQPLLADLTEDGGDRAAAAILTTDLVDKQIALAAQLGDRTVRIGGMAKGSGMIHPDMATMLAFLTCDAAVEPALWQSMVRRAVNRSFNAITVDGDTSTNDTVLAFSSGDPLAEPDHAQLEIGLTQAMQELACAIARDGEGATCLIEVRVEGAADEPSALRIARTICSSSLVKTAVHGRDPNWGRIVAAAGRSGVRFNPEAVALWIGEHQLMAAGQPLPFDRQAASEVLRGRDVLIRLRLMEGSAAASAWGCDLSDQYVRINADYTT; encoded by the coding sequence ATGACGCCAGTCTCATGCCCCGCCGTGGTTGCAGAGGTCGACTCTTCCTGGAAACGCTGTACGGGTGGCGTCACGGCACCGAGGGGATTTCAGGCCGGCGGAATCTCCGCGGGTCTCAAGGCGTCCGGCAGGCCTGATCTCGCTGTTGTCGTGGCTCCGGAAGCAGCGGTCTGTGCCGGCTGCTTCACAACATCCTGTGTGCGTGCCGCCTGCGTGGATCTCTGCAGCGAACGACTGCAAAAAAGCTCAGGCCAGGCCAGGGCCGTGCTGATCAATTCAGGCCAGGCCAATGCCTGCACCGGTGATCGGGGGCTGATGGACAGCCTCAGAATCACCCAGGTGCTGGCTGAGCAACTCGGTTGTTCCGAGGAGCTCGTTCTGATCTGTTCAACCGGGGTGATCGGTGTGCCGATTCCGATGCCCACCCTGCTTGCTGGGATGCAGCCACTGCTGGCCGATCTCACGGAAGACGGAGGCGATCGCGCGGCGGCTGCCATTCTCACAACCGATCTGGTGGACAAGCAGATCGCCCTGGCAGCGCAGCTCGGCGATCGGACCGTTCGAATCGGCGGGATGGCCAAGGGTTCGGGAATGATTCACCCGGACATGGCCACGATGCTCGCCTTCCTCACATGCGATGCCGCCGTGGAGCCGGCGCTTTGGCAGTCGATGGTGCGCCGTGCCGTCAATCGTTCCTTCAACGCCATCACCGTGGATGGCGACACCAGCACCAACGACACCGTGCTCGCCTTCTCCTCGGGTGACCCTCTGGCGGAGCCTGATCACGCCCAGCTGGAGATTGGGCTGACGCAGGCGATGCAGGAGCTGGCCTGCGCGATTGCCCGGGACGGAGAAGGGGCGACCTGTCTGATCGAGGTGCGCGTGGAAGGAGCAGCAGATGAACCATCGGCGTTGCGGATCGCCCGCACGATCTGCAGTTCCTCGCTGGTGAAGACCGCCGTGCATGGTCGCGATCCCAACTGGGGCAGGATCGTGGCCGCGGCCGGGCGCTCCGGGGTCCGTTTCAACCCGGAGGCTGTGGCGCTGTGGATCGGTGAGCATCAGTTGATGGCAGCCGGTCAGCCCTTGCCCTTCGACCGCCAGGCAGCCAGTGAGGTGCTGCGCGGCAGGGACGTGCTGATCCGGTTGCGGCTGATGGAGGGCTCGGCCGCTGCCAGTGCCTGGGGATGTGATCTCTCCGATCAGTACGTGCGCATCAACGCCGACTACACGACCTGA
- a CDS encoding AarF/ABC1/UbiB kinase family protein — protein sequence MLLAQRLAALPRMMRALTIWRTVLTLLFLLWWDGQRWTYRGEASPEQRSVRQSLRARWLTRELIRLGSAFIKLGQLLSARPDILPAGWVEELTALQDSVPAFGFDRVQTMLEEELGQRCAEVIDLDPEPLGAASLAQVHRASLRSGRQVVLKVQRPGLEALFRLDLEVMQQVAAVLQRHPSWGRGRDWPAMARECRRVLLRELDFRVEAQYAARFRQQFLDDERVRVPGVVWELSTRRVLCLDYLPGIKVNDREALVAAEIDPSAVAEIGAASYLQQLVRYGFFHADPHPGNLAVASDGALIYYDFGMMGLLSDGLRRRLGSMVRAAAARDAAGLVEEMQAAGVITGGIDVGPVRRLVRMMLQEALTPPFSSNVIDKLSGDLYDLVYGQPFRLPVELIFVMRALSTFEGVGRTLDPAFSLVAIAKPYLLPLMTSSGPGSNDLLNELGRQVGAISTRAAALPRRLDESLERLEQGDLQLQVRLGESDRQFRRMTLAQQSIGQSVLLGCLALSAAILGASANPIWSLAPVAAALPVSLGWFRMQVKLKREQRLDQISTK from the coding sequence ATGCTCTTGGCGCAACGGCTGGCTGCTTTGCCCCGGATGATGCGTGCTCTGACGATCTGGAGGACCGTTCTCACCCTGCTGTTTCTGTTGTGGTGGGATGGCCAACGTTGGACCTATCGAGGTGAAGCGTCCCCTGAACAGCGGTCTGTTCGCCAGTCGCTGAGAGCCCGCTGGCTGACTCGGGAATTGATCAGGCTGGGCTCGGCCTTCATCAAGCTTGGCCAGCTGTTGTCTGCGCGCCCCGACATTCTTCCTGCGGGCTGGGTGGAGGAACTCACGGCTCTTCAGGACAGCGTCCCCGCCTTCGGATTTGATCGCGTTCAGACGATGCTGGAGGAGGAGCTTGGGCAGCGATGTGCCGAAGTGATCGATCTCGATCCTGAGCCTCTGGGCGCCGCATCCCTGGCTCAGGTGCATCGCGCCAGCCTGCGGAGCGGTCGCCAGGTGGTGTTGAAAGTGCAGCGACCGGGTCTTGAGGCGTTGTTTCGCCTTGATCTGGAGGTGATGCAGCAGGTGGCGGCCGTGCTTCAGCGCCATCCGAGCTGGGGGCGAGGACGGGATTGGCCTGCGATGGCACGCGAGTGTCGCCGGGTTCTGCTTCGGGAACTCGATTTTCGGGTTGAGGCTCAGTACGCAGCCCGGTTCCGCCAGCAGTTCCTCGACGATGAGCGTGTCCGGGTTCCTGGCGTGGTCTGGGAACTCAGCACCCGCCGGGTGCTTTGTCTCGATTACCTGCCCGGGATCAAGGTGAATGACCGTGAGGCCCTGGTGGCGGCGGAGATCGATCCCAGTGCTGTGGCCGAGATCGGTGCCGCCAGCTATCTCCAACAGTTGGTCCGGTATGGCTTTTTTCATGCGGATCCCCACCCGGGCAACCTCGCGGTGGCCAGTGATGGCGCTCTGATCTATTACGACTTCGGGATGATGGGCCTGCTCTCCGATGGCCTGCGTCGCCGCCTTGGATCCATGGTGCGCGCCGCTGCTGCCAGGGATGCGGCGGGTTTGGTGGAGGAAATGCAGGCCGCTGGCGTGATCACGGGTGGCATCGATGTCGGCCCCGTGCGCCGGCTTGTGCGCATGATGCTGCAGGAGGCGTTGACGCCACCGTTCAGCTCCAATGTGATCGACAAGCTGTCGGGTGATCTTTACGACCTGGTCTATGGCCAGCCGTTCCGGCTTCCCGTTGAGCTGATCTTCGTGATGCGAGCCCTCTCCACCTTTGAAGGAGTCGGCCGGACGCTGGATCCTGCTTTTAGTCTTGTCGCTATCGCTAAGCCATACCTGCTGCCCCTGATGACCTCCAGCGGACCCGGGTCCAACGACCTTCTGAACGAGTTAGGACGCCAGGTCGGTGCCATCAGCACCCGGGCTGCGGCGCTGCCCAGACGTCTCGACGAGAGCCTGGAACGCCTTGAGCAGGGAGATCTGCAACTTCAGGTCCGACTCGGGGAATCCGACCGTCAATTCCGACGCATGACCCTGGCACAACAGTCCATCGGCCAGTCGGTGCTGCTGGGTTGTCTTGCACTCTCAGCGGCCATTCTCGGAGCCAGCGCCAATCCGATCTGGTCCTTGGCTCCTGTTGCGGCGGCCCTGCCGGTCAGCCTTGGATGGTTCCGGATGCAGGTGAAACTGAAAAGAGAGCAACGCTTGGATCAGATTTCCACCAAATAA
- the eno gene encoding phosphopyruvate hydratase, translated as MIDSLDLVIDTIVAREVLDSRGNPTVEAEVLLEGGAMGRAIVPSGASTGAHEAHELRDGGSRYMGKGVSQAVTHIEERIAPALCGLSALDQATVDAAMLELDGSDNKSNLGANAILAVSMATARAAANGLGIPLYRYLGGPLANLLPVPLMNVINGGAHAANSLDFQEFMLVPHGAPSFREALRMGTEVFHTLKGLLSAKGMSTAVGDEGGFAPDLGNVEAGDILVEAISKAGYKPGEQISLALDVASSEFFKDGRYAFDGGSYTSAEMVSQLEQLVDKFPIISIEDGLDEDDWEGWTLLTERLGKKVQLVGDDLFVTNTKRLQRGIDSGTANSILIKVNQIGSLTETLQAIDLAGRSGYTSVISHRSGETEDTTIADLSVATRAGQIKTGSLSRSERVAKYNQLLRIEDELGSQAVYAGAVGQGPRGKS; from the coding sequence GTGATCGATTCCCTCGACCTCGTCATCGACACCATCGTGGCCCGTGAGGTGCTCGACTCACGCGGCAATCCGACTGTGGAGGCCGAGGTGCTGCTCGAGGGTGGGGCCATGGGGCGCGCCATCGTTCCCAGCGGCGCCAGCACAGGCGCCCATGAGGCCCATGAACTTCGCGATGGCGGCTCTCGGTACATGGGCAAGGGCGTGAGCCAGGCCGTCACCCACATCGAGGAGCGCATCGCTCCAGCCCTCTGTGGACTGTCAGCCCTCGATCAGGCCACCGTCGACGCCGCCATGCTGGAGCTCGATGGCAGCGACAACAAATCCAACCTCGGCGCCAACGCCATCCTGGCAGTGAGCATGGCCACGGCCCGCGCTGCCGCCAATGGGCTGGGCATCCCTCTCTATCGCTATCTGGGAGGCCCGCTGGCGAACCTGTTGCCCGTTCCATTGATGAACGTGATCAACGGCGGCGCCCACGCCGCCAACAGTCTGGACTTCCAGGAGTTCATGCTCGTCCCCCATGGCGCGCCGAGCTTCCGTGAAGCACTGCGCATGGGAACGGAGGTGTTTCACACGCTCAAAGGCCTGCTCAGCGCCAAAGGAATGAGCACCGCCGTCGGCGATGAAGGCGGATTCGCCCCCGATCTCGGCAACGTGGAAGCCGGAGACATCCTGGTGGAAGCCATCAGCAAGGCCGGCTACAAGCCCGGCGAGCAGATCTCCCTTGCCCTGGATGTGGCCAGCAGCGAGTTTTTCAAAGACGGCCGTTACGCCTTCGATGGCGGCAGCTACACCAGTGCCGAGATGGTGAGCCAGCTGGAACAGCTGGTCGACAAGTTCCCGATCATCTCGATCGAGGACGGACTGGACGAAGACGACTGGGAGGGCTGGACGCTGCTGACCGAACGCCTGGGCAAAAAAGTGCAGCTGGTGGGAGACGACCTGTTCGTCACCAACACCAAACGACTCCAGCGAGGCATCGACAGCGGCACCGCCAATTCGATCCTGATCAAGGTGAACCAGATCGGATCACTCACCGAAACCCTGCAGGCTATCGATCTGGCGGGCCGGTCCGGCTACACCAGCGTGATCAGCCACCGCAGCGGTGAAACCGAAGACACCACCATCGCCGATCTTTCAGTGGCGACCCGTGCCGGCCAGATCAAGACCGGATCGCTCAGCCGGTCAGAACGCGTGGCCAAGTACAACCAGCTGCTGAGGATTGAAGATGAACTGGGAAGCCAGGCCGTCTATGCCGGAGCTGTGGGTCAGGGGCCGCGGGGTAAGAGCTGA
- the gloA gene encoding lactoylglutathione lyase yields MRMLHTMLRVADLDRSLAFYTEVLGMTLLRRKDYPSGRFTLAFVGYGPESEQTVLELTHNWDTDSYSLGDAYGHIALGVDDIHSTCAGITSQGGRIVREPGPMKHGSTVIAFVEDPDGYKVELIELSSRSAA; encoded by the coding sequence ATGCGGATGCTGCACACCATGCTTCGGGTCGCAGACCTGGATCGATCCCTGGCCTTCTACACCGAGGTGCTTGGCATGACCCTGCTGCGGCGGAAGGATTACCCGAGCGGACGCTTCACGCTGGCCTTCGTCGGATACGGCCCTGAAAGTGAGCAAACCGTCTTGGAGCTGACCCACAACTGGGACACGGACTCCTACTCCCTGGGAGATGCCTATGGGCATATCGCCCTCGGTGTGGATGACATTCACTCCACCTGTGCCGGGATCACCAGTCAGGGTGGCCGCATCGTCCGGGAACCCGGGCCGATGAAACACGGCAGCACCGTGATCGCCTTTGTGGAGGATCCCGATGGCTACAAGGTGGAGTTGATTGAACTCTCCTCACGCTCTGCTGCCTGA